The genomic interval GGTGACACGGTGAGCGGGTGACAAGGTGACGGTGACTATTTCGATGACGGGGGTGGGCATCGAGTACGGGTGCTGCTTCCACCGTCGTTTGAAACCACGAAGACACGAAGATCACAAAGATTACAAAATGATCTTCGTGATCTTCGTGCCTTCGTGGTGAAAGCTGACGCTGCGAGGTGTCACTCCATTTGACCTTCACCTCAATCGTCCAAGTAACCACCGTCACCTTGTCACCTTGTCACCCCTCACCGTGTCACCTCCTTCGTCGCGCCCCGCAACCAACCGAACCCCCAGAGCCGTCTTCATATCGACGATCTCCCCGCGTGCGAGCATCCCGCTCAGCTCGGCGAGCGTGAATGTGCGCGGTTCGAGCGCTTCCTCTTCGTCAGGTTCCGCCGGCTTCGTCGCCTCTGGAGACCTGTTAGACGATAGAAGAGCATCACCTCGTCGGAGTAACCGGGTGTCGGGTAGAAGATGGCAAGTCGCTCGACGTGGTCCGGCACAAGGCCGACCTCTTCATGACACTCCCGGCGCGCGGCGTCCTCCGGCTCCTCGCCCGGTTCGAGGCTGCCCGCGGGAAGCTCCCAAACCCATTGGTCGATCGCGTAACGGTACTGATACACGAGCGTGACGCAGTCCGCGGACGGCTGCGGAATCAGCACGACCGACCCGCGGTGGCGGATGAC from Luteitalea sp. carries:
- a CDS encoding NUDIX domain-containing protein — encoded protein: VIRHRGSVVLIPQPSADCVTLVYQYRYAIDQWVWELPAGSLEPGEEPEDAARRECHEEVGLVPDHVERLAIFYPTPGYSDEVMLFYRLTGLQRRRSRRNLTKRKRSNRAHSRSPS